A section of the Halopiger aswanensis genome encodes:
- a CDS encoding 50S ribosomal protein L40e has translation MPSFDAAEKRTLEKMICMRCNARNPKRADSCRKCGYEKLRPKAKEPRAA, from the coding sequence ATGCCAAGTTTCGACGCTGCCGAGAAACGAACGCTCGAGAAGATGATCTGCATGCGCTGTAACGCTCGCAACCCGAAGCGAGCCGACAGCTGCCGGAAGTGCGGCTACGAGAAGCTCCGCCCCAAGGCGAAGGAACCCCGCGCGGCATAA
- a CDS encoding DUF5786 family protein, which yields MGFGSYDESEQQEVDADFDDDDAVQSSQTDHDGTIEFENGASSDELLDRLQEIKDEE from the coding sequence ATGGGATTCGGGAGCTACGACGAATCCGAGCAACAGGAAGTCGACGCCGATTTTGATGACGACGACGCGGTGCAGTCTTCGCAGACCGACCACGACGGAACGATCGAGTTCGAAAACGGGGCCTCGAGCGACGAACTCCTCGACCGACTGCAGGAAATCAAGGACGAGGAGTAA
- a CDS encoding MBL fold metallo-hydrolase yields MDVHHVTEPAETFTCNAFLALGEAPTLVDAGAWDGVVDEISEHTDVLDAIVLTHQHGDHVEQLETVVEAFDPTVYAYGDHPLRDRALEDGDTVHIGDEAFDVVYTPGHADDHVSFVSESSLFSGDVVVHDDGAFDYGSFGRTDMAGQSRERLIESIEALLERMPDGVEHMYAGHGGVFHGDVRDVVETALERAEKREPKYPDE; encoded by the coding sequence ATGGACGTTCACCACGTCACCGAACCCGCGGAGACGTTCACGTGTAACGCCTTTCTCGCGCTCGGCGAGGCGCCGACGCTTGTCGACGCCGGCGCCTGGGACGGCGTCGTCGACGAGATCAGCGAGCACACCGACGTGCTCGACGCCATCGTACTCACCCACCAGCACGGCGACCACGTCGAGCAACTCGAGACCGTCGTCGAGGCCTTCGATCCGACGGTGTACGCCTACGGCGACCACCCGCTGCGCGACCGCGCGCTCGAGGACGGCGACACGGTCCACATCGGCGACGAGGCGTTCGACGTGGTCTACACGCCCGGCCACGCCGACGATCACGTTTCGTTCGTCTCCGAATCGTCGCTGTTCTCCGGCGACGTGGTCGTCCACGACGACGGCGCCTTCGACTACGGGAGCTTCGGCCGCACCGACATGGCGGGCCAGTCCCGCGAGCGGCTCATCGAGAGCATCGAGGCGCTGCTCGAGCGCATGCCCGACGGCGTCGAGCACATGTACGCGGGCCACGGCGGCGTCTTCCACGGGGACGTTCGGGACGTCGTCGAGACGGCGCTCGAGCGGGCCGAGAAGCGAGAGCCGAAGTACCCCGACGAATGA
- the hisH gene encoding imidazole glycerol phosphate synthase subunit HisH — MSSVSSAADQSLASVVVVDYGLGNLRSVTRGLERAGADVTITDDPDAFADADGVVLPGVGAFREGVENAEPIREHLLEVAERDQPLFGICLGMQMLLTSSEEGTTDGESAVEGLDLIPGTNVRFSDGQKVPHMGWNELDVQRDHPLVEGIDGQYAYFVHSYYAVPDDGFATVASTDYEREFPSIVANDAGNVFGTQFHPEKSGETGLQILRNFVEICADA, encoded by the coding sequence ATGAGCAGCGTTTCGTCCGCAGCCGACCAATCCCTCGCCTCCGTCGTCGTCGTCGACTACGGACTGGGGAACCTGCGCAGCGTCACCCGCGGCCTGGAGCGCGCGGGCGCCGACGTCACGATCACCGACGACCCCGACGCCTTCGCCGACGCCGACGGCGTCGTCCTCCCCGGCGTCGGCGCCTTCCGCGAAGGCGTCGAGAACGCCGAGCCGATCCGCGAACACCTCCTCGAGGTCGCCGAGCGCGACCAACCCCTGTTCGGCATCTGTCTCGGCATGCAGATGCTGCTGACCTCGAGCGAGGAGGGGACGACCGACGGCGAGTCCGCCGTCGAAGGGCTGGACCTGATTCCCGGAACGAACGTCCGGTTCTCGGACGGCCAGAAGGTGCCCCACATGGGCTGGAACGAACTGGACGTCCAGCGGGATCACCCGCTCGTCGAGGGCATCGATGGCCAGTACGCCTACTTCGTCCACTCCTACTACGCGGTTCCCGACGACGGGTTCGCGACGGTCGCGAGCACCGACTACGAACGCGAGTTCCCCTCGATCGTCGCCAACGACGCGGGCAACGTCTTCGGCACCCAGTTCCACCCCGAGAAGAGCGGCGAGACGGGGCTACAGATTCTGCGGAACTTCGTCGAAATCTGCGCGGACGCGTAG
- a CDS encoding uracil-DNA glycosylase has protein sequence MSELNAEDLCVDECTRCPVLVDSRSRIVNGTGPEDADVLFVGEGPGAQEDAEGEPFVGRSGTVLDEQLRTVGLDRETVRITNCVRCRPPENRDPTDEELEHCRGYLETEIDLVDPDVIVTLGKVPSEHLLERSVAVTKEAGSLEEVRIAGTPRRLLLCVHPAATLYDRSQEETFESALERAADLADVDGSESGQTRLDGF, from the coding sequence ATGAGCGAGCTGAATGCGGAGGATCTCTGCGTGGACGAGTGTACGCGCTGTCCGGTGCTGGTCGACTCCCGCAGTCGGATCGTCAACGGAACCGGTCCCGAGGACGCCGACGTCCTATTCGTCGGCGAGGGGCCCGGCGCGCAGGAGGACGCGGAGGGCGAACCCTTCGTCGGCCGCAGCGGGACCGTCCTCGACGAACAACTCCGGACCGTCGGCCTCGACCGCGAGACCGTCCGCATCACCAACTGCGTGCGCTGTCGCCCGCCCGAGAACCGCGACCCCACCGACGAGGAACTCGAGCACTGCCGGGGCTACCTCGAGACCGAAATCGACCTCGTCGATCCGGACGTAATCGTCACGCTCGGGAAGGTTCCCAGCGAACACCTGCTCGAGCGCTCGGTCGCCGTCACGAAGGAAGCCGGGTCGCTCGAGGAGGTTCGCATCGCCGGTACCCCCCGACGGCTGCTGCTCTGCGTCCATCCGGCGGCGACGCTGTACGATCGCAGTCAGGAGGAGACGTTCGAGTCGGCCCTCGAGCGGGCCGCCGATCTCGCGGACGTCGACGGGAGCGAAAGCGGCCAGACGCGGCTCGACGGCTTCTGA
- a CDS encoding Cdc6/Cdc18 family protein, translated as MSGSTDYFGSENEIFRNKELLQVSHLPDGDRIIGREDELTNLANAIKPATRGNTPNNVLVYGKTGTGKSLCSKFITNQAIERAKGNDVSIGVAYVDCLQESTETQAVQSAGHQLNDQTETDISIPHSGLSTAEYYRRLWQIIDTRYDVALIILDEVDKIEDDDILMQLSRAVESGKLTESTVGVIGISNKVRYKDSLDERIKSSLCEREYVFSPYDATQIREILRSRSDAFHEGVLEDGVVPRVAALAAREHGDARKAIDILRFAGEIAEENDFERVTESCVDQAHEREETSRLAELISKSPSHAKLVLEAMALLTQQKEGDDAPVTTNEVYDLYKRLCDRDQSDHLKLRRVRDILSELEFLSIIEQERKWAGKGKGNYMENRLIDDPEVIIAACNESD; from the coding sequence ATGTCGGGCTCGACGGATTACTTCGGGAGCGAAAACGAGATCTTCCGCAACAAGGAGCTCCTGCAGGTTTCGCACCTCCCGGACGGCGATCGGATCATCGGTCGCGAGGACGAACTGACGAACCTCGCGAACGCGATCAAACCGGCGACGCGGGGGAACACGCCGAACAACGTCCTCGTCTACGGGAAGACGGGGACCGGCAAATCGCTGTGCTCGAAGTTCATCACGAACCAGGCGATCGAGCGCGCCAAGGGCAACGACGTCTCGATCGGCGTCGCGTACGTCGACTGTCTTCAGGAGTCGACGGAGACCCAGGCCGTCCAATCGGCCGGGCACCAGCTCAATGACCAGACGGAGACGGACATCTCGATCCCTCACTCGGGCCTGAGCACCGCCGAGTACTACCGCCGGCTCTGGCAGATCATCGACACCCGCTACGACGTCGCGCTGATTATCTTAGACGAGGTCGACAAGATCGAGGACGACGATATCCTCATGCAACTCTCTCGGGCCGTCGAGTCCGGCAAGCTCACCGAGAGTACGGTCGGCGTCATCGGCATCTCGAACAAGGTCCGGTACAAAGACTCGCTGGACGAGCGAATCAAGTCCAGCCTCTGCGAGCGCGAGTACGTCTTCTCGCCGTACGACGCGACCCAGATCCGCGAGATCCTCCGCTCGCGCTCCGACGCGTTCCACGAGGGGGTCCTCGAGGACGGCGTCGTCCCGCGCGTGGCCGCACTCGCGGCCCGCGAACACGGCGACGCGCGGAAGGCGATCGACATCCTCCGCTTTGCGGGCGAAATCGCCGAGGAGAACGACTTCGAGCGGGTGACCGAGTCCTGCGTCGATCAGGCCCACGAGCGCGAGGAGACCAGCCGGCTGGCCGAACTCATCTCGAAGAGCCCGAGTCACGCGAAGCTGGTGCTCGAGGCGATGGCGCTGCTCACCCAGCAGAAGGAGGGCGACGACGCGCCGGTGACGACCAACGAGGTGTACGACCTCTACAAGCGACTGTGCGACCGGGATCAGTCCGATCACCTGAAACTGCGTCGCGTCCGCGATATTCTCTCGGAACTCGAGTTCCTCTCGATCATCGAGCAGGAGCGCAAGTGGGCCGGTAAGGGGAAGGGAAACTACATGGAGAACCGACTAATCGACGATCCGGAGGTTATCATCGCGGCTTGTAACGAATCCGACTGA
- a CDS encoding nuclear transport factor 2 family protein, whose product MVDSDSETDTDTDSDAPTGTDSNTSTATSADPESVVRDYYEYVDAERYDDLVDLFADDVRYERPGQGAITGREELREFYLDGRPLEEGSHEVHDIVVEEDTVAVRGSFTGLQGDERVAFDFADFHEFEDGKISRRYTFTDRDEV is encoded by the coding sequence ATGGTCGACAGCGATAGCGAAACCGATACCGATACCGACTCCGACGCGCCTACCGGAACCGACTCCAACACCAGCACCGCCACCAGCGCCGACCCGGAATCCGTCGTCCGCGACTACTACGAGTACGTCGACGCCGAGCGGTACGACGACCTCGTCGACCTCTTCGCCGACGACGTTCGGTACGAGCGCCCCGGACAGGGTGCGATCACCGGCCGCGAGGAACTCCGCGAGTTCTATCTCGACGGCCGGCCGCTCGAGGAGGGATCCCACGAGGTTCACGATATCGTCGTCGAGGAAGACACCGTCGCCGTCCGCGGGAGCTTTACCGGTTTGCAGGGCGACGAACGCGTCGCGTTCGACTTCGCGGACTTCCACGAATTCGAGGACGGGAAGATCTCGCGGCGCTATACGTTCACGGACCGAGACGAGGTGTGA
- a CDS encoding endonuclease dU: MKSGVRALGIAESYGGDRDDRDGRRRSTLAAAVVRADRVVDGLAYEACTVGGTDATAAVRSLLESVGRPDVRYVLLGAVAPAWYNILDLARIHEAADRPVIAVTFEESGGLEAGIRDAFSGTERDERLEAYRSLPERRSLSVNDDTVYVRHVGCETSEADEVVRAFTPAGGRPEPIRVARLAARAGDAYATAVDEQGGE, translated from the coding sequence ATGAAGTCCGGGGTGCGGGCGCTGGGCATCGCCGAGTCGTACGGCGGTGATCGCGACGACCGGGACGGTCGGCGTCGAAGCACCCTCGCGGCCGCGGTCGTCCGCGCGGACCGCGTCGTCGACGGCCTCGCCTACGAAGCCTGTACCGTCGGCGGCACGGACGCGACTGCGGCCGTCCGATCGCTGCTCGAGTCGGTCGGGCGACCGGACGTACGCTACGTGCTGCTCGGCGCCGTCGCCCCCGCGTGGTACAATATTCTCGACCTCGCACGGATTCACGAGGCTGCCGATCGGCCCGTGATCGCCGTCACCTTCGAGGAAAGCGGCGGTCTCGAGGCCGGGATTCGAGACGCCTTTTCCGGGACGGAACGCGACGAGCGGCTCGAGGCGTACCGCTCCCTGCCCGAGCGGCGGTCGCTGTCGGTCAACGACGACACGGTCTACGTCAGGCACGTCGGCTGCGAGACGAGCGAGGCCGACGAAGTCGTCCGGGCGTTCACGCCGGCGGGCGGCCGTCCGGAACCGATTCGCGTGGCGCGGCTCGCGGCTCGAGCGGGCGATGCGTACGCCACTGCAGTCGACGAGCAGGGCGGCGAGTGA
- a CDS encoding DUF367 family protein: MECHVYYEGDDDPAKCTARRLEKFDEATLYRSMGQVPYGVVLNPHADQALSPADAEEGLGTLVALDCSWESAEAASFRMNGVHRALPFLVAANPVNYGRPFQLTTVEALAGACCIFGERDRAEDLLEPFRWGQTFLDLNEEPLRRYSACADSSEVVAVQDDYLADEGEGEE, encoded by the coding sequence CTGGAGTGTCACGTCTACTATGAGGGCGACGACGACCCCGCAAAGTGCACCGCCCGTCGCCTCGAGAAGTTCGACGAGGCGACCCTCTACCGGTCGATGGGCCAGGTGCCCTACGGCGTCGTCCTCAACCCCCACGCCGATCAGGCGCTCTCACCGGCCGACGCCGAGGAGGGGCTCGGCACGCTGGTCGCGCTCGACTGCTCGTGGGAGTCCGCCGAAGCGGCTTCCTTCCGCATGAACGGCGTCCACCGCGCGCTGCCGTTCCTCGTGGCCGCGAACCCGGTCAACTACGGGCGGCCGTTTCAACTCACGACCGTCGAGGCGCTGGCCGGCGCCTGCTGCATCTTCGGCGAGCGGGACCGCGCCGAGGACCTCCTCGAGCCGTTCCGCTGGGGCCAGACCTTTCTCGACCTCAACGAGGAACCGCTGCGGCGGTACAGTGCGTGTGCCGACTCGAGCGAGGTCGTCGCCGTGCAGGACGACTATCTAGCCGACGAGGGCGAGGGCGAGGAGTAA